A segment of the Haemorhous mexicanus isolate bHaeMex1 chromosome 3, bHaeMex1.pri, whole genome shotgun sequence genome:
CTGGGTTTTTGGCTGAGCCTGTGTGAGTGCAGCCCCTCTGACAGAGTGTGTTCCTTGGCTCTTTCAGATCTTCCCCGACCCCTCGGACTTTGATCGTTACTGTAAGCTGAAGGACCGCCTGCCCTCCATCGTGGTGGAGCCCACGGAGGGCGACGTGGAGAGCGGCGAGCTGAGATGGCCGCCCGAAGAGTTCCTcgtgcaggaggaggaggaggaggaggaaaactgTGAAGACGCAAAGAAGGACAACAAGGAGCAATAAATGGCGTCTGAGGAAAGGCAAGGGACTGCACCCTTCTGAAGGAAGAGCCACACTTTCTTTGAAAGTCTTTTTAATAAGACAAGTTCAATTTTGCACCTGCGAGATCTTAGTTTTTTTGTATTCTCTGTATTGAGAACTGAAGCCCTCGGTGTCACCAGACCTcctgaggaaggaaggaagtaacGCAGAGAAGTGTTTGCTGTTCTCGAGATCATTATCTGTATTTTTCCGAGGCGGAGGCAGCAGTGAAATTCCAAGCACATGGCAGAGGGTGACCACACGAGGACTGCTGAGGGGGGAGCttgggaaggggaaagaaagttGGAGGTGGCAGCGtttggctgggagctgcctctggCTAAAAGCATGAGAACAGAGCCAAAATATCTCAGATTTGCCTTTCTTACAGCTtccattttgtgtgctggggggtggaAGGGTGTCCATAGCGAAGCATGGCTAAATGATCTAGTGACAAGGGGCCTGTAGCTCTCCCTGGTTCGGCACCTCCTAGGGTAAGGTGAGCGTCCATAGGAGTAGTCTGGTTTCTTGCTCTTGCTGTTGAGCCTGTTTTCCAGCCACTTTCCCCAAAGTTACTTTCTCCCTCTGTTTGCCTTTAGACTCTTCAATGCTGAGCAGCTGTATTTGCAGGATAGCATTAGGCTGCTGCTTGTCATCTCTCCTGCAACGCCCTAGCTTATCTTGCAGGTGGTGAGCATGAGGTGGTGCGCATCGGATGTAAAAAGGTGCTTCTGTCTGCAGCAAGAGCTCATGTAGGTTTGAACACCTCAGATTTTTCTCTCCTAtttgctgaggctgctgtgggTGGTCTCGTCTTGTACAGTGCCCCAAGCCTAAGGGTGGAGATTTATGCCTCCTTGCCTTGGTGTCCTTGAAGTTGTAGGGTTTGGTGTCTTAACTTGCTGGTCAATGGGCTTGAGAGGGCtagggagggggtggggggggttcTCCTCCAGCCTTGCACTGCAGGGCCTCCTCAGTGCAGGACAGGCTGGTGGGAAGTGTTGGGGGGCACTGCTGGACCTGGGGGTCATCCAAAGGTGAAACACCAGATCTAATGTGGATCACCAGTGGGATTTGCAGGATGGGGTCTGCTGGGAGAGGATTAGCCTGGGTGTCCTGAGACAAGATGCATTCCTGCTTCTTAGCGAGGGTGAAACGTTCATGGTTGGTTTAATGAAGTGCAGACTGGCTTGTGAAGTCTGGGTTTGTCCTCTCTTCACCATATCCTGCCTCAAGGAGAAGGCCAGTCTGCTGCTAGACAAGGTAAcctgctgctttcctggaaaGGGATGGTCTTGCGGCTTTGGGGACCAGCTTGGAAGCCAGTCAGTCTTGGGATAGGATGAGAGCAGTTACCACCTAAACCAAATCTGGGgtcatggaagagaaaaagaaatgtcaagGCCTTAACCAAACTTCCGTAATAATCCCAATGCCACCCCCCTTTGCTTATAACTGgttccatttttaaaatctatttggacatgtgtgtatttgtatttttaataccTCATGAGTAGTTAAACGCTGGTGGGGTTTGGGAACTGCTTTTAACGTATTGGCAGGATTGTTTTAGTCTTGTCTTGCTTGTGTTTCAACATAATGGCAATAATTTATCAGCTGTGTAACTATTTTTGGACAGATGGGAATTTGGAGATGAGTTAGCACAAAGCAGGAGAAATTCAGTGTTCCTACACTGCAGCTGGCCCCTGGTCCAGCCACGCAGACCCAGTCAGACACTCTCCCTGCCCACCTTGGATGGTTGATCACTGAACAGCCATGATGTGGTGATACCATTTTCTCTAGCAATGGATTCA
Coding sequences within it:
- the LBH gene encoding protein LBH, whose translation is MSVLCPLPCSDYLRSAEMTEVMMNTPAMDEIGLSPRKDGLSYQIFPDPSDFDRYCKLKDRLPSIVVEPTEGDVESGELRWPPEEFLVQEEEEEEENCEDAKKDNKEQ